One window of the Pelobates fuscus isolate aPelFus1 chromosome 12, aPelFus1.pri, whole genome shotgun sequence genome contains the following:
- the C12H11orf91 gene encoding uncharacterized protein C11orf91 homolog — protein MGEAAPVYFPSLYDSGSPSSENNFNIWKKLDVSTDTQPQIPTKETSPWPPGLANNLYKPLGFFSTLLKSYYQPKPSYYDDLCELEIKMKECELMNITEDTFDAKKCE, from the coding sequence ATGGGCGAAGCAGCTCCGGTTTATTTCCCATCGCTGTATGACAGCGGCTCCCCATCCTCGGAGAATAATTTTAACATATGGAAGAAACTTGATGTGTCCACCGATACCCAACCTCAGATTCCAACAAAGGAGACATCCCCTTGGCCTCCTGGGTTAGCAAATAACCTCTATAAACCACTTGGCTTTTTCTCCACACTCTTAAAAAGTTACTATCAGCCCAAGCCTAGCTACTACGATGATCTGTGTGAGTTGGAGATAAAAATGAAGGAATGCGAGCTAATGAACATTACCGAAGATACTTTTGATGCCAAAAAATGTGAGTAG